From Watersipora subatra chromosome 8, tzWatSuba1.1, whole genome shotgun sequence, a single genomic window includes:
- the LOC137402751 gene encoding vascular non-inflammatory molecule 3-like — MYDLVLQIGLVCSIVSFCLATNTFTAAVYEHAIRSGKVESRSDALRIINKNLMVFTQQVAAAKMQGVDILAFPEYGLTGSITKYNPVLRSSAYLYAEKAPEPSSSEACMACGPYPSNSDDWTVNHLCCLAQTNQMYLVANLIEKQLTVNGSNLKLYNTNIIINSSGCIVSKYHKYHLYGDESKLLDQPDHVEYSYTDTPFGRMGTLICYDLTFEEPALSLINTYQVDTLILSTYWTLVYRSTALYENIVEYASGWSRRMNVNFLAANIRDLKQHSFGSVISSPEDIVDVYYQPHLTSGQLLVANLNKSSRHQVVSNDLSSPEPARAVEWSELEHEGGVTYQVAQLKNLADDIKVCHGTLCCSVSYRMNLTEDYIVLAAHQSYSSSPYLEVCLLQTCKNESKSSCLDFPISNGTTTFNYFVLSGNFSSAYAFPTVSGSGYSFIDITWQFSYDNHTNEIIVGEMSYPFLNAAIYTYFQ, encoded by the exons ATGTATGATTTAGTGCTACAGATAGGGCTAGTGTGTTCCATCGTGTCTTTCTGCCTTGCTACCAATACATTCACCGCTGCTGTCTATGAGCATGCCATTCGAAGTGGTAAAGTAGAATCGAGGTCTGATGCTTTACGGATCATTAATAAGAACCTAATGGTTTTTACTCAGCAGGTTGCTGCAGCAAAAATGCAG GGTGTGGATATTCTTGCCTTTCCAGAATATGGTCTAACTGGCAGTATAACAAAGTATAACCCAGTTCTAAGGTCTTCTGCCTATTTGTATGCAGAGAAGGCACCAGAGCCGAGTTCTTCAGAAGCCTGCATGGCTTGCGGTCCTTACCCATCTAACTCTGATGACTGGACAGTCAACCATTTGTGTTGTTTAGCGCAAACTAATCAGATGTACCTGGTGGCAAACTTGATCGAGAAGCAACTAACAGTCAACGGAAGCAACCTGAAGTTATACAACACAAACATTATAATCAACAGTTCTGGATGCATTGTCAGCAAGTACCACAAGTACCATCTATATGGAGATGAGTCTAAGTTACTCGACCAACCAGATCATGTTGAATATTCATATACCGACACACCTTTCGGTAGAATGGGAACTTTAATCTGTTATGACCTAACATTTGAAGAGCCTGCTTTGAGCCTTATTAACACATATCAGGTCGATACATTGATTCTGTCGACATATTGGACCTTAGTCTATCGAAGTACCGCATTGTACGAGAATATTGTCGAGTATGCTTCAGGTTGGTCGAGGAGAATGAATGTTAATTTTTTGGCAGCAAACATTCGAGACTTGAAACAACACAGTTTTGGTAGTGTTATATCTTCTCCTGAAGATATTGTTGATGTTTATTATCAGCCACACTTGACATCTGGCCAACTCTTGGTGGCCAATCTAAACAAATCCAGTAGACATCAAGTTGTGAGTAATGACTTATCATCTCCTGAGCCAGCCAGAGCAGTAGAATGGTCAGAGTTGGAACATGAGGGTGGGGTAACTTATCAGGTAGCGCAACTCAAAAACTTAGCAGATGATATTAAAGTCTGTCATGGCACTCTCTGCTGCAGTGTGTCATACAGAATGAATTTAACTGAAGACTACATTGTACTAGCTGCCCACCAATCCTATTCTAGTTCACCATACTTGGAAGTATGTTTACTACAAACCTGCAAGAATGAATCTAAAAGCTCTTGCCTTGACTTTCCTATAAGCAATGGTACGACGACTTTCAATTATTTTGTGCTCTCAGGAAATTTTAGCTCTGCCTATGCTTTCCCAACAGTATCGGGTTCAGGCTACAGCTTTATCGATATTACTTGGCAGTTTTCTTATGACAACCACACTAATGAGATTATTGTTGGGGAAATGAGTTACCCTTTTTTAAATGCAGCAATATACACTTACTTTCAGTAA